A genomic segment from Myxocyprinus asiaticus isolate MX2 ecotype Aquarium Trade chromosome 36, UBuf_Myxa_2, whole genome shotgun sequence encodes:
- the LOC127427263 gene encoding melanopsin-A-like: MNALRSDSMGIPTQVPNGTAVSAETLAPWNYSAVSAYKLMELPARATTVAMMQDVRRPFPTVDVPDHAHYTIGSVILAVGITGMVGNFLVLYAFCKSRSLRTPANMFIINLALTDFLMCVTQTPIFFTTSMHKRWIFGEKGCELYAFCGALFGICSMITLMIIAVDRYFVITRPLASIGVMSRKRALVILAAAWVYSMGWSLPPFFGWSAYVPEGLLTSCSWDYMTFSPSVRAYTMLLFTFVFFIPLFVIMYCYFFIFRAIRDTNRAVGKINGEGGPKDSIRKLHRMKNDWKMAKIALIVILLYVISWSPYSCVALTAFAGYADILTPYMNSVPAVIAKASAIHNPIIYAITHPKYRSAIAKYIPCLGVILCVPQRDRFSSSSFMSTRRSTVTSQSSETSSNLHRTGKTRLSSVSDSESGWTDTEADLSSASTRPASRQVSCDIRKDRDVSDVKHTSSLRLKVKSRDAGILDRNSAQSLAESGLNRTCAYISMVTDKDETSMAEVSLSSCLTSSPNMFSEKAELKRPLAPVPSIVVTSESSPALLSVGCIGCSSRQLPGGSVEVATVTMEAPGID; this comes from the exons GTGGCGATGATGCAGGATGTTCGACGCCCTTTCCCCACTGTGGATGTTCCAGACCATGCCCACTACACTATTGGCTCTGTCATTCTAGCAGTAGGCATCACAGGCATGGTGGGCAACTTCTTGGTCTTGTATGCTTTCTGCAA GAGTAGGAGTCTGAGGACACCTGCGAACATGTTCATCATTAACCTGGCTCTCACCGACTTTCTGATGTGTGTCACTCAGACACCAATCTTCTTCACCACTAGTATGCACAAGCGATGGATCTTTGGGGAGAAAG GCTGTGAGTTATATGCTTTCTGTGGGGCTCTGTTTGGTATCTGctcaatgatcacactcatgattATTGCAGTAGATCGATATTTTGTGATCACTCGTCCTCTGGCCTCTATTGGTGTCATGTCACGCAAACGTGCACTAGTCATCCTTGCTGCTGCTTGGGTGTACTCTATGGGCTGGAGCCTGCCTCCATTCTTTGGATGGA GTGCATATGTTCCTGAAGGTCTGTTGACTTCCTGTTCATGGGACTACATGACCTTTAGTCCTTCTGTACGGGCCTACACAATGCTGCTTTTCACCTTTGTATTCTTCATTCCACTCTTCGTCATTATGTACTGTTACTTCTTCATCTTTAGAGCCATCCGTGACACCAACAG AGCTGTAGGAAAAATCAATGGAGAAGGAGGGCCCAAAGACTCTATAAGGAAGCTTCACCGAATGAAAAATGATTGGAAGATGGCAAAGATAGCACTCATAGTTATCCTGCTGTATGTCATCTCCTGGTCTCCTTACTCCTGTGTGGCTCTTACCGCTTTTGCTGG CTATGCTGACATACTCACACCCTACATGAACTCTGTGCCCGCTGTGATTGCCAAGGCGTCCGCCATCCACAACCCTATCATCTATGCCATCACTCACCCAAAATACAG GTCTGCCATTGCAAAGTACATACCATGTCTGGGTGTGATACTGTGTGTGCCTCAAAGAGACCGATTCAGCAGCAGTAGCTTTATGTCCACGCGACGTTCCACTGTGACCAGCCAGTCCTCTGAAACCAGCAGCAATCTGCACCGGACTGGGAAGACACGCTTGTCCTCAGTGTCTGACAGTGAATCG GGCTGGACGGATACCGAGGCAGACCTGTCCAGTGCAAGTACACGTCCTGCGAGCCGTCAGGTCTCATGTGACATCCGTAAAGACAGAGATGTGTCAGACGTCAAGCACACAAGCTCTCTGAGGCTGAAGGTtaaaagcagagacgctggtatCTTAGACAGAAACTCAGCACAGAGCTTGGCAGAGTCGGGCCTAAACAGGACATGTGCCTACATCAGC ATGGTGACCGACAAAGATGAGACCTCCATGGCCGAAGTCAGCTTATCCAGTTGTCTGACATCCTCT CCGAATATGTTCTCAGAGAAAGCTGAGCTGAAAAGACCTTTGGCTCCAGTCCCTTCCATCGTTGTGACGTCAGAGTCCAGTCCTGCCCTCCTCTCAGTAGGGTGTATTGGCTGCTCCTCCAGACAGCTGCCAGGTGGTTCGGTGGAGGTAGCCACAGTCACTATGGAAGCTCCTGGCATTGACTGA